The Paracoccus sp. MA genome contains a region encoding:
- the metA gene encoding homoserine O-succinyltransferase: MPITLPNDLPAFDILSNEGVMVMSPGRAAMQDIRPLRIGLLNLMPKKIQTENQFARLIGATPLQIDFQLIRMSDHESRNTAADHMESFYRRFCEVEETGEKFDGLIITGAPIEHLPFEQVTYWDEITRVFEWTQSHVHSTFGVCWGGMAMAWHFHRLEKHMLDHKAFGCFRHRNLAPASPYLRGFSDDVLVPVSRWTEVRQDEVDAIPALRTLIASDQVGPCLIEDAGHRALYVFNHFEYDSTTLKDEYDRDVISGKPINVPVNYYPDDDPGQTPTNRWRSHAHLLYGNWINEIYQTTPFDLNRIGEA, from the coding sequence ATGCCCATCACCCTGCCCAATGACCTGCCCGCCTTTGACATCCTGTCGAACGAAGGCGTCATGGTCATGTCGCCGGGCCGGGCGGCGATGCAGGACATCCGGCCGCTGCGCATCGGGCTTCTGAACCTGATGCCCAAGAAGATCCAGACCGAGAACCAGTTCGCCCGGCTGATCGGCGCCACGCCCCTGCAGATCGACTTCCAGCTGATCCGCATGTCGGACCACGAAAGCCGCAACACGGCGGCCGACCACATGGAAAGCTTCTACCGCCGCTTCTGCGAGGTCGAGGAGACGGGCGAGAAGTTCGACGGGCTGATCATCACCGGCGCGCCCATCGAGCACCTGCCCTTCGAGCAGGTGACCTATTGGGACGAGATCACCCGCGTCTTCGAATGGACGCAAAGCCATGTGCATTCCACCTTCGGCGTCTGCTGGGGCGGCATGGCGATGGCCTGGCATTTCCATCGCCTCGAAAAGCACATGCTGGACCACAAGGCCTTCGGCTGTTTCCGCCACCGCAACCTTGCCCCCGCCTCGCCCTATCTGCGCGGCTTCTCGGACGACGTGCTGGTCCCGGTCAGCCGCTGGACCGAGGTGCGCCAGGACGAGGTGGACGCCATCCCGGCGCTGCGGACGCTGATCGCCTCGGACCAGGTCGGGCCCTGCCTGATCGAGGATGCCGGCCACCGCGCGCTCTATGTCTTCAACCATTTCGAATATGACAGCACGACGCTGAAGGACGAATACGACCGCGACGTGATCTCGGGCAAGCCGATCAACGTGCCGGTGAACTACTACCCGGACGACGATCCCGGCCAGACGCCGACGAACCGCTGGCGCAGCCATGCGCATCTGCTCTATGGCAACTGGATCAACGAGATCTACCAGACCACCCCCTTCGACCTGAACCGCATCGGCGAGGCATAG
- a CDS encoding metal-binding protein ZinT, translating into MQRAITTQIGALALGSMLFFAAAAVAQTSDAGHDHSHGHDHAHEHKDAAQEAIHNGYFEDDQVRDRPLSDWQGDWQSVYPYLRDGTLDPVMAHKAEHGDKTAEEYRAYYEAGYKTDVDRITIEGDRVSFRSGDAVVSGQYAGDGHEILTYAKGNRGVRYVFRKTAGDEAAPQFIQFSDHRIAPEKADHYHLYWGDDRAALLQEVTNWPTYYPASLDGAQILAEMMAH; encoded by the coding sequence ATGCAAAGGGCAATCACCACGCAGATCGGCGCGCTGGCGCTGGGTTCGATGCTGTTTTTCGCGGCCGCGGCCGTCGCGCAGACCAGCGATGCCGGCCATGACCACAGCCACGGCCACGACCATGCGCATGAGCACAAGGATGCCGCCCAGGAGGCGATCCATAACGGTTATTTCGAGGACGATCAGGTCCGGGACCGTCCGCTGTCGGACTGGCAGGGCGACTGGCAATCGGTCTATCCCTATCTGCGCGACGGGACGCTGGACCCGGTCATGGCGCATAAGGCCGAACATGGCGACAAGACGGCCGAGGAATATCGCGCCTATTACGAGGCCGGCTACAAGACCGATGTCGACCGCATCACCATCGAGGGCGACCGCGTCAGCTTCCGCAGCGGCGATGCCGTGGTCTCGGGGCAATATGCCGGCGACGGCCATGAGATCCTGACCTATGCCAAGGGCAATCGCGGCGTGCGCTATGTCTTCAGGAAGACCGCGGGCGACGAGGCGGCTCCGCAATTCATCCAGTTCAGCGACCACCGCATCGCGCCCGAAAAGGCCGACCATTATCACCTCTATTGGGGCGACGACCGTGCGGCGCTGCTGCAGGAGGTGACGAACTGGCCGACCTATTACCCCGCTTCGTTGGATGGCGCGCAGATCCTGGCCGAGATGATGGCGCATTGA
- a CDS encoding YgcG family protein — translation MDSPFRTAPPAKIQQRAIRAAAWLSALLWLALLAPAHAQTLPDWQHLRINDFAGLLTPEDARTVDAALSTLRDQAGIEGTVVTLADRARYGGTDGLEPFATRLFNHWGVGDAARSDGFMVLVLAGDREARIELGRGYENDADILAQEIMRNTMLPAFRDGRMSQGIRDGTLAVIELIARPVAAGQPVGAPERGLMDRIIPFLFGGAWLLILGAIARQAWRRNRCPQCGRRGLETQVAPLETPLPEGGYMVSHDNVTRRCPACGWSDSRRRLRPQTVWYGPTGMVLRSEPTPGYRASRGASGFGGGSSRGGGASGRW, via the coding sequence ATGGATAGCCCGTTCAGGACCGCCCCGCCCGCCAAGATCCAGCAGCGCGCCATCCGGGCGGCGGCATGGCTGTCCGCGCTCCTCTGGCTGGCGCTGCTGGCCCCGGCCCATGCGCAGACCCTGCCCGACTGGCAGCACCTGCGCATCAACGATTTCGCCGGGCTGCTCACGCCCGAGGATGCCCGGACCGTCGACGCGGCGCTGAGCACGCTCCGGGACCAGGCCGGCATCGAGGGCACGGTCGTCACGCTGGCCGACCGGGCGCGCTACGGCGGGACCGACGGGCTGGAGCCCTTCGCCACCCGGCTTTTCAATCATTGGGGCGTGGGCGACGCCGCGCGCAGCGACGGCTTCATGGTCCTGGTGCTGGCCGGAGACCGCGAGGCGCGGATCGAACTCGGCCGCGGCTACGAGAACGACGCCGACATCCTGGCGCAGGAGATCATGCGCAACACCATGCTGCCCGCCTTTCGCGACGGCCGGATGTCGCAGGGCATCCGCGACGGCACGCTGGCGGTGATCGAGCTGATCGCCCGGCCGGTCGCGGCGGGCCAGCCGGTCGGGGCGCCGGAACGCGGGCTGATGGACAGGATCATCCCCTTCCTCTTCGGCGGCGCCTGGCTGCTGATCCTCGGCGCCATCGCGCGGCAGGCCTGGCGGCGCAACCGCTGCCCGCAATGCGGCCGTCGCGGCCTCGAGACGCAGGTCGCGCCGCTGGAAACCCCGCTGCCCGAGGGCGGCTACATGGTCTCGCATGACAATGTCACGCGACGGTGCCCGGCTTGCGGCTGGTCCGACAGCCGGCGACGTCTTCGCCCGCAGACCGTCTGGTATGGGCCGACCGGCATGGTGCTGCGCAGCGAGCCGACGCCCGGCTATCGCGCCTCGCGGGGCGCCTCGGGCTTCGGCGGCGGCTCGTCGCGCGGCGGCGGCGCATCGGGGCGCTGGTAG
- a CDS encoding DUF2484 family protein: MIALASHPATAAFCAVLWGIAACLLPFVRLRWRHSALWALVLCGVPVLGWLTYLCGPGFGVLFLSLGLSLLVWPPFDPRRRRRRHGAH, translated from the coding sequence GTGATCGCGCTGGCGAGCCATCCCGCCACGGCGGCGTTCTGCGCGGTGCTCTGGGGCATCGCGGCCTGCCTTCTGCCCTTCGTGCGGCTGCGCTGGCGTCACTCGGCGCTCTGGGCGCTGGTGCTGTGCGGCGTGCCGGTGCTGGGCTGGCTGACCTATCTGTGCGGTCCCGGTTTCGGCGTGCTGTTCCTGTCCCTTGGCCTGTCCCTGCTGGTCTGGCCGCCCTTCGACCCGCGTCGCCGCCGGCGCCGGCACGGCGCGCATTGA
- a CDS encoding TerC family protein — protein sequence MEPFYLTLFLGTPIWLWLVFLGLVAALLAFDLGVLNRGDKEIGVTESLKLSAFYITLGVLFGGFVWYQLGSNAAAEYMTAFVVEKTLAMDNVFVIALIFATLSIPRRYQHRVLFWGILGVIVLRGIMIGVGATLVAQYGWILYIFAGFLILTGIKMLFIGDKEHDMGSNPILAFLRRRMRLTDELHGHAFVVKRSDPATGRIRRYATPLLLALVMIEIADVIFAVDSVPAVFAITTDPYIVYTSNIFAILGLRALFFALAAIIHRFEYLKQALAVLLIFIGSKVFLADLMGLAKFPPAVSLGITFAILGAGVGWSLWRTRKDAAQA from the coding sequence ATGGAACCTTTCTACCTGACCCTCTTTCTCGGCACGCCGATCTGGCTGTGGCTGGTCTTCCTCGGCCTCGTCGCGGCGCTGCTGGCCTTCGATCTTGGCGTGCTGAATCGCGGCGACAAGGAAATCGGCGTGACTGAAAGCCTCAAGCTTTCGGCCTTCTACATCACTCTGGGCGTGCTGTTCGGCGGTTTCGTCTGGTATCAGCTGGGCAGCAACGCCGCCGCAGAATACATGACCGCCTTCGTGGTCGAAAAGACGCTGGCGATGGACAATGTCTTCGTCATCGCGCTGATCTTCGCCACGCTGTCGATCCCGCGCCGCTACCAGCACCGGGTGCTGTTCTGGGGCATCCTGGGCGTGATCGTGCTGCGCGGCATCATGATCGGCGTCGGCGCGACGCTGGTCGCGCAATATGGCTGGATCCTCTATATCTTCGCCGGCTTCCTGATCCTGACCGGCATCAAGATGCTGTTCATCGGCGACAAGGAGCATGACATGGGATCGAACCCCATCCTGGCCTTCCTGCGCCGCCGGATGCGGCTGACCGACGAACTGCACGGCCATGCCTTCGTCGTGAAGAGGTCCGACCCCGCGACCGGCCGCATCCGCCGTTACGCCACGCCCCTGCTGCTGGCCCTGGTGATGATCGAGATCGCCGACGTGATCTTTGCGGTGGATTCGGTGCCGGCGGTCTTTGCCATCACCACCGACCCCTATATCGTCTACACTTCGAACATCTTCGCCATCCTGGGCCTGCGCGCGCTGTTCTTCGCGCTGGCGGCGATCATCCACCGCTTCGAATATCTCAAGCAGGCGCTGGCGGTGCTGCTGATCTTCATCGGCTCCAAGGTGTTCCTGGCCGATCTGATGGGGCTGGCGAAATTCCCGCCCGCGGTCTCGCTGGGCATCACCTTCGCCATCCTCGGCGCCGGCGTCGGCTGGTCGCTGTGGCGCACCCGCAAGGACGCGGCGCAGGCCTGA
- the murB gene encoding UDP-N-acetylmuramate dehydrogenase, which yields MTQTLPSPRGALTPNRVLADLTWLRVGGPADWLFQPADEGDLSEFLRSLDPALPVFPMGVGSNLIVRDGGIRGVVIRLGRGFNAISCEGGTVTAGAAALDAHVARRAAEAGLDLTFLRTIPGSIGGAVRMNAGCYGAYVADHLISVRAVARDGSLHEIAAADLRLGYRHSEIPEDWVVTEARFRAEPGDPAELAARMEEQLARRDASQPTRDRSAGSTFRNPAGFSSTGRADDSHELKAWSLIDAAGLRGHRLGGAQMSEKHPNFLLNAGGATAAELEALGELVRQKVRETSGHELQWEVIRVGQP from the coding sequence ATGACCCAGACGCTTCCCAGCCCGCGCGGCGCCCTGACCCCGAACCGTGTCCTTGCCGATCTGACCTGGCTGCGGGTCGGCGGCCCGGCCGACTGGCTGTTCCAGCCCGCGGACGAGGGGGATCTGTCCGAGTTCCTGCGCAGCCTCGATCCGGCTCTGCCGGTGTTTCCGATGGGCGTCGGTTCGAACCTGATCGTGCGCGATGGCGGCATCCGCGGCGTGGTGATCCGGCTGGGACGCGGCTTCAACGCCATCTCCTGCGAGGGCGGCACCGTTACCGCCGGGGCCGCCGCGCTGGATGCCCATGTCGCGCGCCGCGCCGCCGAGGCGGGGCTGGACCTGACCTTCCTGCGCACCATTCCCGGCAGCATCGGCGGCGCGGTGCGGATGAATGCCGGCTGCTACGGCGCCTATGTCGCCGATCACCTGATCTCGGTCCGTGCCGTGGCCCGCGACGGCAGCCTGCACGAGATCGCGGCCGCCGACCTGCGCCTCGGCTATCGCCATTCCGAGATCCCCGAGGACTGGGTCGTGACCGAGGCCCGTTTCCGCGCCGAGCCGGGCGATCCCGCCGAGCTGGCCGCGCGGATGGAGGAGCAGCTGGCGCGTCGCGACGCCAGCCAGCCGACCCGGGACCGCAGCGCCGGTTCGACCTTCCGCAACCCGGCCGGCTTTTCCTCGACCGGGCGGGCGGATGACAGCCACGAATTGAAGGCCTGGTCGCTGATCGATGCCGCCGGCCTGCGCGGCCACCGCCTGGGCGGGGCGCAGATGTCGGAAAAGCATCCGAATTTCCTGCTCAATGCCGGCGGCGCCACCGCCGCCGAGCTGGAGGCCCTGGGCGAACTGGTGCGGCAGAAGGTGCGCGAGACCAGCGGGCACGAGCTGCAATGGGAAGTCATCCGCGTAGGCCAGCCCTAG
- a CDS encoding ATPase: protein MLYKTQAEWLAAPRKRVLFFGMSGLGKTFLASMLRGSGEWFHYSVDYRIGTRYMGELIADNFKREAMKVPFLRELLLSDSVYIASNITFENLAPLSTYLGKPGSVTRGGLEFNEYMRRQDQHRMAEIAALLDTGHFIRRAQEIYNLGNFVCDSGGSVCEVVDPWAESDPVLDALERDLLLVWIKGSAEHTEELVRRFDRAPKPMYYQPDFLDRAWTDYRVEKGLTEEQVNPDDFIRWTYARALAHRQPRYEAMARRGVTLLAEEVAQVKSPDDLLRLVGQAIDRRAPEEKTDRKDA, encoded by the coding sequence ATGCTCTACAAGACCCAAGCCGAATGGCTGGCCGCACCCCGCAAGCGCGTGCTGTTCTTCGGCATGTCGGGGCTGGGCAAGACCTTCCTCGCCTCGATGCTGCGCGGCTCGGGGGAATGGTTCCACTATTCGGTCGATTACCGCATCGGCACCCGCTACATGGGCGAGCTGATCGCCGACAACTTCAAGCGCGAAGCGATGAAGGTGCCCTTCCTGCGCGAGCTGCTGCTGTCGGATTCGGTCTATATCGCCAGCAACATCACCTTCGAGAACCTGGCGCCGCTGTCCACCTATCTGGGCAAGCCCGGCAGCGTGACCCGCGGCGGGCTGGAATTCAACGAATACATGCGCCGCCAGGACCAGCACCGCATGGCCGAGATCGCGGCGCTGCTGGATACCGGCCACTTCATCCGCCGCGCGCAAGAGATCTACAATCTGGGGAATTTCGTCTGCGATTCCGGCGGCTCGGTCTGCGAGGTGGTGGACCCCTGGGCCGAAAGCGACCCGGTGCTGGACGCGCTGGAACGCGACCTGCTGCTGGTCTGGATCAAGGGCTCGGCCGAACATACCGAGGAGCTGGTCCGCCGCTTCGACCGCGCGCCGAAACCGATGTATTACCAGCCGGATTTCCTCGACCGCGCCTGGACCGACTATCGCGTGGAAAAGGGCCTGACCGAAGAGCAGGTCAATCCCGACGACTTCATCCGCTGGACCTATGCCCGGGCGCTGGCCCACCGGCAGCCGCGCTACGAAGCCATGGCCCGGCGCGGCGTGACCCTGCTGGCCGAGGAGGTGGCGCAGGTGAAAAGCCCCGACGACCTGCTCCGCCTGGTCGGCCAGGCGATCGACAGGCGGGCCCCCGAAGAAAAGACCGACAGAAAGGACGCATGA
- the murG gene encoding undecaprenyldiphospho-muramoylpentapeptide beta-N-acetylglucosaminyltransferase: MSVPQAQRRLCLIAAGGTGGHMFPAQSLAEVLLAQGWRVKLSTDERGARYAGAFPAEVAREVVSSATTARGGALARLAVPFRIAAGVLSAMRRMRSDRPAVVVGFGGYPTIPAMSAALALKIPRMIHEQNGIMGRVNMAFARRVDRVACGTWPTALPPGVQGIHTGNPVRQAVLDRAAAPYLPPSSDGPVNLLVIGGSQGARVLSDVVPQAVAGLPEELRARLSVSHQARAEDAERVTAAYAAAGIDAVVRPFFDDVPQRLAQAQLVVSRAGASSIADITVIGRPAILIPYAAATGDHQTANARALAESGAGVVLPESVLDAESLRRDMRDILSDSARATAMAAAALSLGRPDAAQRLAELVTELTR; the protein is encoded by the coding sequence ATGAGCGTCCCGCAGGCCCAGCGGCGGCTTTGCCTGATCGCCGCCGGCGGCACTGGCGGGCACATGTTCCCGGCGCAGTCTCTGGCCGAGGTGTTGCTGGCGCAGGGCTGGCGCGTGAAGCTGTCCACCGACGAACGGGGCGCCCGCTATGCCGGCGCCTTCCCGGCCGAGGTCGCGCGCGAGGTGGTCAGCTCCGCCACCACCGCGCGCGGCGGTGCGCTGGCCAGGCTCGCCGTGCCCTTCCGCATCGCTGCGGGCGTGCTTTCGGCCATGCGCCGGATGCGGTCCGACCGTCCGGCCGTGGTGGTGGGCTTCGGCGGCTATCCGACCATTCCCGCCATGTCGGCGGCGCTGGCGCTGAAGATCCCGCGCATGATCCACGAGCAGAACGGCATCATGGGTCGGGTCAATATGGCTTTTGCCCGCCGGGTGGACCGCGTCGCCTGCGGCACATGGCCGACCGCGCTGCCGCCGGGCGTGCAGGGCATCCATACCGGCAACCCGGTGCGGCAGGCAGTGCTGGACCGCGCCGCCGCGCCCTATCTGCCGCCCTCCTCGGACGGGCCGGTGAACCTCTTGGTCATCGGCGGCAGCCAGGGCGCGCGCGTGCTTTCCGATGTGGTGCCCCAGGCGGTCGCCGGCCTGCCGGAGGAGCTGCGCGCCCGCCTGTCGGTCAGCCATCAGGCCCGGGCCGAGGATGCCGAGCGGGTGACCGCCGCCTATGCCGCGGCCGGCATCGACGCCGTGGTGCGGCCCTTCTTCGACGACGTGCCGCAGCGGCTGGCGCAGGCGCAGCTGGTGGTCAGCCGGGCGGGGGCATCGTCCATCGCCGACATCACCGTGATCGGCCGTCCGGCCATCCTGATCCCCTATGCCGCCGCCACCGGCGACCACCAGACCGCCAATGCGCGTGCCCTTGCGGAATCCGGTGCCGGCGTCGTCCTGCCCGAATCCGTGCTTGACGCCGAGAGCCTCAGGCGCGACATGCGGGACATCCTTTCCGACAGCGCCCGCGCCACCGCCATGGCAGCCGCGGCGCTGTCGCTGGGCCGCCCCGATGCGGCGCAGCGCCTTGCAGAACTAGTGACGGAACTGACCCGATGA
- the murC gene encoding UDP-N-acetylmuramate--L-alanine ligase, with protein sequence MNAATKLPGELGPIHFVGIGGIGMSGIAEVLMTLGYQVQGSDAKRSKITDRLESLGATVFEGQRAENIGEAGVVVISTAIKNGNPELEEARRRGLPVVRRAEMLAELMRLKSNVAIAGTHGKTTTTTMVATLLDAGGFDPTVINGGVIHAYGSNARAGAGEWMVVEADESDGSFNRLPATIAIVTNIDPEHMEHWGSFDALRKGFQDFVSNIPFYGLAVCCTDHPEVQALVGKLTDRRVATFGFNAQADVRAVNLRYENGVAHFDIALQGEAELNDGEVPVIEGCSLPMPGDHNVSNALAAVAVARHLGMKRAQIREALARFGGVSRRFTRVGEVNGVTIIDDYGHHPVEIAAVLKAARQATKGRVIAVHQPHRYSRLSSLFDDFCTCFNEADVVAIAEVYSAGEEPIPGASRDDLVAGLIAHGHRHARAVMDEGDLERLVREQARPGDMVVCLGAGTISTWANNLPERLREKAA encoded by the coding sequence ATGAACGCAGCGACCAAACTCCCGGGCGAACTGGGCCCCATCCATTTCGTCGGCATCGGCGGCATCGGCATGTCCGGCATCGCCGAGGTGCTGATGACGCTGGGCTACCAGGTGCAGGGTTCGGACGCGAAACGCTCCAAGATCACCGACCGGCTGGAAAGCCTGGGCGCCACCGTCTTCGAGGGCCAGCGTGCCGAGAATATCGGCGAGGCGGGGGTGGTGGTGATCTCGACCGCCATCAAGAATGGCAACCCCGAGCTTGAGGAGGCGCGCCGCCGCGGCTTGCCCGTGGTGCGCCGGGCCGAGATGCTGGCCGAGCTGATGCGGCTGAAATCCAACGTCGCCATCGCCGGCACGCATGGCAAGACCACGACCACCACCATGGTCGCGACGCTGCTGGACGCCGGCGGCTTCGATCCGACCGTGATCAACGGCGGCGTGATCCACGCTTACGGCTCGAACGCCCGCGCCGGCGCCGGCGAGTGGATGGTGGTCGAGGCGGACGAGAGCGACGGCAGCTTCAACCGCCTGCCCGCCACCATCGCCATCGTCACCAATATCGACCCCGAGCATATGGAGCACTGGGGCAGCTTCGACGCGCTGCGCAAGGGTTTTCAGGATTTCGTCTCGAACATCCCCTTTTACGGGCTCGCCGTCTGCTGCACCGACCACCCCGAGGTGCAGGCGCTGGTCGGCAAGCTGACCGATCGCCGCGTGGCGACCTTCGGCTTCAACGCCCAGGCCGACGTGCGGGCAGTGAACCTGCGCTATGAGAACGGCGTGGCGCATTTCGACATCGCGCTGCAAGGCGAGGCCGAGCTGAACGACGGCGAGGTGCCGGTGATCGAGGGCTGCAGCCTGCCGATGCCGGGCGACCACAATGTCAGCAATGCGCTGGCGGCCGTGGCCGTCGCCCGTCACCTGGGCATGAAGCGCGCCCAGATCCGCGAGGCGCTGGCGCGCTTCGGCGGGGTCAGCCGCCGCTTCACCCGTGTGGGCGAGGTGAACGGGGTGACCATCATCGACGATTACGGCCATCACCCGGTCGAGATCGCGGCGGTGCTGAAGGCAGCCCGGCAGGCCACCAAGGGCCGGGTGATCGCCGTGCATCAGCCGCATCGCTACAGCCGGCTGTCGAGCCTGTTCGACGATTTCTGCACCTGTTTCAACGAGGCCGATGTCGTCGCCATCGCCGAGGTCTATTCGGCCGGTGAAGAGCCGATCCCCGGCGCCTCGCGCGACGATCTGGTCGCCGGGCTGATCGCCCACGGCCACCGCCACGCCCGCGCGGTGATGGACGAGGGCGACCTGGAACGGCTGGTGCGCGAGCAGGCGCGGCCGGGCGACATGGTGGTCTGTCTGGGTGCCGGCACCATTTCGACCTGGGCCAACAACCTGCCCGAGCGGCTGAGGGAGAAAGCCGCGTGA
- a CDS encoding putative peptidoglycan glycosyltransferase FtsW, with amino-acid sequence MTEMVFGTTPVRAGDPILPRWWRTLDRWSLACVLGLFAVGLLLGLAASVPLAEKNGLPQFYYVSRQAVFGAMALGVMLVISTFSPRQVRRIGVLGFLVALLILAILPFVGTDFGKGAVRWLRLPGGMSVQPSEFLKPCFVAICAWFMAASQEVGGPPGKSFSFGLAVIVVLLLAMQPDFGQASLVLFSWCVMYFIAGAPLYLLGGVMGLACVGGIFAYGASEHFARRINGFLAAEVDPRTQLGYATNAIQEGGFFGVGVGEGSVKWSLPDAHTDFIIAVAAEEYGLILVLIIIALYSTIVIRSLLRLQDERDPFVRIAGTGLACAFGVQALINMGVAVRLLPAKGMTLPFVSYGGSSVIASGIAMGMLLALTRSRPQGRIGDVLGRGRG; translated from the coding sequence ATGACCGAGATGGTCTTTGGCACCACGCCCGTGCGGGCAGGTGATCCGATTCTTCCACGCTGGTGGCGCACGCTGGACCGATGGTCCCTGGCCTGCGTGCTGGGACTGTTCGCGGTCGGGCTTCTTCTGGGACTGGCGGCCTCGGTGCCGCTGGCCGAAAAGAACGGCCTGCCGCAATTCTACTACGTCAGCCGCCAGGCGGTCTTCGGCGCCATGGCGCTGGGGGTGATGCTGGTGATCTCGACCTTCTCGCCCCGGCAGGTGCGGCGCATCGGGGTGCTGGGCTTTCTGGTGGCGCTGCTGATCCTGGCGATACTGCCTTTCGTCGGCACCGATTTCGGCAAGGGCGCGGTGCGCTGGCTGCGGCTGCCCGGCGGCATGTCGGTCCAGCCCTCGGAGTTCCTCAAGCCCTGTTTCGTCGCCATCTGCGCCTGGTTCATGGCCGCAAGCCAGGAGGTCGGCGGCCCGCCCGGCAAGTCCTTCTCGTTCGGGCTGGCGGTGATCGTGGTGCTGCTTCTGGCGATGCAGCCCGATTTCGGCCAGGCCTCGCTGGTGCTGTTTTCCTGGTGCGTGATGTATTTCATCGCCGGCGCGCCGCTTTACCTTCTGGGGGGGGTGATGGGGCTGGCCTGCGTCGGCGGCATCTTCGCCTATGGCGCCTCGGAACATTTCGCGCGCCGCATCAACGGTTTCCTTGCGGCCGAGGTCGATCCGCGCACCCAGCTCGGCTATGCCACCAACGCCATCCAGGAGGGCGGCTTCTTCGGCGTCGGCGTCGGCGAGGGCTCGGTCAAGTGGTCGCTGCCGGACGCGCATACCGATTTCATCATCGCGGTGGCGGCCGAGGAATACGGGCTGATCCTGGTCCTCATCATCATCGCGCTTTATTCCACCATCGTCATCCGCTCGCTTCTGCGGCTGCAGGACGAACGCGACCCGTTCGTGCGCATCGCCGGCACCGGGCTGGCCTGCGCCTTCGGCGTGCAGGCGCTGATCAACATGGGCGTGGCGGTGCGGCTTCTGCCGGCCAAGGGCATGACGCTGCCCTTCGTCAGCTATGGCGGCTCGTCGGTGATCGCCTCGGGCATTGCCATGGGGATGCTTCTGGCGCTGACCCGCTCGCGCCCGCAGGGCCGCATCGGCGACGTGCTGGGCCGGGGTCGGGGATGA
- the ppk2 gene encoding polyphosphate kinase 2: MGKNGNDGKDEKDGAGAPKSLPDLPFVGAITRYLEKQAPEALRKAVKAAEKGRILDPSYPYPEEMKGKDYDERMAGLQLQLVRLMRDVIHTGKRMVVLFEGRDAAGKGGTIERVRENLNPRSAYIVALPKPSEREAGEWYFQRYVDWLPARGEIALFDRSWYNRGVVEKVFGFCTDAQRETFFRQLPPFETMLADDGVILVKLWLEVGRPEQLQRFLDRERDPLKQWKLSAIDVDGLAKWDDYSAAIRDTLLRSHSGIAPWTVIRADDKRRARIAAIQTILRAVDFAGRDDEVIGQPDPQITGGPEILPG, from the coding sequence ATGGGCAAGAACGGCAATGACGGAAAGGACGAGAAGGACGGGGCCGGGGCGCCGAAATCGCTGCCCGACCTGCCCTTCGTGGGCGCCATCACCCGCTACCTGGAAAAGCAGGCGCCCGAGGCATTGCGCAAGGCCGTGAAGGCGGCGGAAAAGGGCCGCATCCTCGACCCCTCCTATCCCTATCCCGAGGAGATGAAGGGCAAGGATTACGACGAGCGCATGGCCGGGCTGCAGTTGCAGCTGGTGCGGCTGATGCGCGACGTGATCCATACCGGCAAGCGCATGGTGGTGCTGTTCGAGGGCCGCGACGCCGCCGGAAAGGGCGGCACCATCGAGCGGGTGCGCGAGAACCTCAACCCGCGTTCGGCCTATATCGTCGCCCTGCCCAAGCCCAGCGAGCGCGAGGCCGGGGAATGGTATTTCCAGCGCTATGTCGACTGGCTGCCCGCGCGCGGCGAGATCGCGCTCTTCGACCGCAGCTGGTACAATCGCGGCGTGGTCGAGAAGGTCTTCGGCTTCTGCACCGACGCGCAGCGCGAGACCTTCTTCCGGCAATTGCCACCCTTCGAGACCATGCTGGCCGACGACGGGGTGATCCTGGTCAAGCTGTGGCTGGAGGTGGGCCGGCCCGAGCAGCTCCAGCGTTTCCTCGACCGCGAGCGCGATCCGCTGAAGCAATGGAAGCTCAGCGCGATCGACGTGGACGGGCTGGCGAAATGGGACGATTACAGCGCGGCGATCCGGGACACGCTGCTGCGCAGCCATTCCGGCATCGCGCCCTGGACGGTGATCCGCGCCGACGACAAGAGGCGGGCGCGGATCGCCGCCATCCAGACCATCCTGCGCGCGGTCGATTTCGCCGGCCGCGACGACGAGGTGATCGGCCAGCCCGACCCGCAGATCACCGGCGGCCCCGAGATCCTGCCGGGATAA